Within Quercus lobata isolate SW786 chromosome 5, ValleyOak3.0 Primary Assembly, whole genome shotgun sequence, the genomic segment TCGTCTTGTTATATAGGATTCATTTGATATACCGTCGCTTCATGATTGGAATGACAATGATGGGATGTCTGGGTACATGCTTTCATCCAGTGAAGGCGAAGATAGCGATACAGAAATCTTGCTAGGTCCATTACATGACGATGAAATGCCTAGTGTTACTGTAAAAACTGATGAGGCCTTTGCAGCTGCTGCTAACCGGCTCGCAATTCTTGGGAGAAGACGCAGGAAACACAGGCAAGTTCGCCGCTGTACCTATCCACGCTCATCATATTAATGGCTATGCTCTTGGTTAATATTTGAGCAGTCATCGTTTTTGgttgttgagtttttttattattgtattaaCGAGAAGTAATCGTGGTTTCTCTAGTTTGAAATCTCAGTCTTTTTGCGCTCTATAATTGCAGGATTAAATTGGGGGTTTTGATCAATGCTGGACTTATAAGCTTCTTGATAGTGCTGCTTTTATTTGTGGATTGGTGTGCATGGAGGATTGTCAGGTTACCTTTAGAAGCATTTTACTTGACCCGCCCGTTTCTTATATCAGCCGCTTTAGTGTCTTGTGCAGGCTATGTTTGTGTCCCATTACTGTATAGGCTCAAGATTCATCAAATAATCAGAACAGAAGGGCCTGCTAGGCACTCCTTAAAAAAGAGAACTCCCACAATGGGTGGATTGTTTTTTGTTCCTATCGGTGTAACTGTTGCTAGATTCGTTGCTGGTTTTTCTTCTACCGAAGTGTTTGGGGCAGCTGCAGTAACTCTAGCATTTGCTGCAATTGGGTTACTAGATGATATCTTAAGCCTTGTCAAGAATGATAATAGTGGTTTATCAGCATGGGGAAAAATTGCGCTGGAGGTAAAGATTTTTTCGCTGATTGATTTCTTCTTGGATTTAATATGCTTATTGCTGTTTGAATCAGTGGTGGATTCCTAACAAACTTCGAGTAATGTAAGTTTGATACTGTACAGGTAGCCGTTGGGACCTGGTTTTCATTTTGGTTGGATAGCACAAGTATATCGTCACCCTACAGCATGTATAGCTTCTTGTAACTAATCTGATCAACATTTTTCTGATGGTAACTCACATATCTATTCTCATAATGACAAGCAAGATAATGCTACATGAATTTCTTGGCAAAGGaagcaaaaacaaatttttctcTTAACTATTTTCTTCTTGGAGCAgtttacaatttaaaatattgCTGGATTCTTCATAAGTTCAAAAAATGTCAGCCATTATAGGTGAACAAGTGGACATAAGATTGATTTTGTGTTTGCTATCTgtcatttattcattttactGTTACGTGTACATTGTCCAAGTAGTTGCAAATCATTAACCTAAGGTTGAGGTTCCTCTGGAAAATTTAGTGAATGCATATATTGGAAATCTCTCCTAATTCCTTTTGAATTCACTGTTTAGAAATCTAAACTTGCCATGAAGTCAATGTTTGATCTAGTTAACCCAAGAGATTGTGGGTTGAATTGATGCCATACATCTATAATCTTGTTTTAATTAGTTAGTGGTAGGATATGTGTCTAATGGGGAATTTATCGCTCAAACACGTCTTTACTACACGAGAATCCATGCAGTACTGCTTTGCATAAatggttcattttttttatgtccatctttcatttttctgtatTGCAGGAAAATGCTACTTCCACTACCTGCACCAATAGGACTTGTGTGCCTGGGAAGATGGTATCTATTGTTGacttcattttgttttgtttcaatgggGAATGGGGTTAACCTAACAGATGGTCTTGATGGGCTGGCTGGAGGGGCTGCTGCATTGGCTTTTATAGGAATGTCAATCGCAGTGCTTCCAATATGTTCTGGTTAGTATGGATCTTGTTTAGTTAGCTGCATATATTGAAGGGATCATATGCTTTAAAATAAGCAacatttcaataattttattcatGTCTTGTGCCATTATCTATAGTGACCGACCCTAACTAGTTTATTGATGATCCATAGCTGACCTCAAAGTTGCTTTTGTTTGTGCCATTATCTAATATATGTTGTAAAAACAAGGTATTGCAGAtaaaataatgctaaaaaaatgtaaatctaGTCAAACTACAATGCATTTATCTTGGGCATGATGGAGCTGTTCTTTCTGTGGAAAGCAAATATTGTCATATTCTATGACCAAGAACAGCTACTGATGCTGTTAAACTGATGTAACTTCTTATTGCTTGTCTTCTTGTTGATGTATTTATATTGTTTGGATAACCTTTTGAGACTATCAAACACTTCAACATTCTGCAAAGATCtcttaataatttatattttatgactTGCAGATTGTGACTTGTATGCTTAATCATGTTACTTTACTTGCATCTCTTATAGTTATGTGGGAGACTAATACCTATATTGCAATTTGGTTACACCTTCATCATTGCACTTCCACCCAGGATCTGCATCATGCATAACAGTTCCAAATCCTCATATTACTATAGCATCATTGCAAGTGGCTGGTTGAGAATATTGTGATGATCTTACATGTTTCTTTGTTGGAAGTTTGAATTTCATAATATGCTGGGTAAAGAAGTATAATTGTAAACCTAGCCTCTTCTGATACTTCTTCAACAATGCCAACTATAATTTTTCATCCCATATCAGAGCTTGCTATATTTGGGGCATCGATGGCAGGAGCCTGTGTTGGTTTTCTTTTGCACAACCAGTACAGAGCATCTGTATTTATGGGTGATACTGGATCCTTGGCACTGGGTGGAGCATTGGCTGCAATGGCTGCTTGTACTGGAATGTTCTTTCCATTACTTATTTCATCTGGAATATTTGTTATGGAAGCATCATCGGTTATTGTACAGGTATGTTTTTTTGGTGGTCCTTTTCTCATCTATTTCAGCTACAAAACACtatatgaataattataattaccACATTCAAGCAAGTTTTGCTAATTTGATgacttttaaaaacaaaaaaaaaaaaaatcctttcatCGCTGCTCTCCATTCCAATTCTATGGCCTACATGGTCACTTTTGATAAGCCTGGGAGAAAAAGAATTCATGTATTGGGGTGCTATTAGATGGGAAAAGGATTTGTATAGCATACCCCAATTATTTGGGATGAAGGTTTACTTGAGTTGAGATTGGTGTGAATACATAGGTACATTGCCTTATTCAAGCAATTTCtgatgtttgaaaaaaaaaaaaaaaaaaattatcccttTCATTGCTGTTCCCCTTGCCAATTCTATTGCCTACATGAGATAGGTctgaatgaagaaaaataattccTGTATAGTTTATAAATGAATTATGAAAACCGCGTTCTTCAGAAAGTATGTTCTTCAGAAAGTGTAGTTTTCTTGTCCGAAGGCTGACTGCATTATGTTTTAGGTATTATACTTCAAGACAACCAGACTTTTGTGGGGATTTGGGCGCCGCGTGTTCCGAATGGCACCGCTTCATCatcactttgaattatgtgGGATTAAAGAACCGATCATTGTTGCAGGCGCATATGTTATATCATCCATGTTGGCTTTACTGGCTGCCTATGTGGGTCTTATTTCAGCATAACATCCAAAAAGGCCTAATTGCCATTTCATTTGTTGTAGTTAGGGTCACCAGAATCACAgttctttatttattctttttgatTTAGAAACTGTGTCCAAGTAgccattttttattcttttctttgaaaaattcaaGCAAGAGGTCAATGAGATTTAACCGAAACCTCCTCTCTCTTTAATAAAACAGTGGAGAGTGGAGTTATAGATTTAAAACCCTTTAGCACATAATTTACCTatagaaagaagagaaaaatgtaaaaataccTGTCAACTTTGGGTTGATTTCAAGTTAATCATTAGAATtcttaatttgaaaatttactCCCAATTCCAAAGGTTCCATAAATTGTTAAACTGCTTATTCTGTCTTATTTTCGATGGTTGTCATGAATGGAATTTAAATCACATTAttcattttcaattaaaaaaacgtTTTAAAGTATGATATTCATATAATGCGAAATTCaagataatctttttttttttttttgggttccttTTTCTCACCTCTCTCGTGTAGTGGCGCTGCTTGTGGACTTTTAAGTCGTGATTGGTGGCAATTGGTAGTTCTCGaatttgggttgggttgatGATTTGGGGGTATGAGTGGGGCCAACTTCTTATAACTTGTAGTGGTGCCATGGGGAATATGGGCTTAATGTGGAAATTTGATTTAAGTGTGGGTCCATGAGTGGGTTTTTTTATGATGGGCATGTAaatgtttgtgtgtgtaaatGTAAATCGATTTGAGTCATGTGGGGACATCTACTGACAGCTTGGGTACCTTGTTCTTTTCAACATAGTTGTGATGGTGATGGATTTCATGACTACATAAGAAAGAATCAAGcctgataaaagaaaaagataaaaaaaaaaagaaagaatcaagCATCATCCTCAGCTGCTGCAGAAGAACACACTCTTGAAATGTTAGAAAATTTTGGAGGCAGTCTAAACAAGGGTTCATTAATACCACTAGAACCTTGACATGTTGAACTTAATGCATAGCCCAATGCTCGAGCTACAGGAACTACAATGACATTCCCAACCTGAATGTGTCTCTCTTTTACAGGACCACCGAGCTTGTAATAATCTGGAAACCCAAGTTTGGCATTCTCATGTATTGTTAGAACTCTTTGTATAGGATGTAAGGTCATCTGGTTGTGAGGCTATGCTCGTGTAACAACTGTTGGCAGAGCCTCATCCTACTATAAACTTGCAAAGGTGTTGAGAAGGTGTTGAGAATACACATGTGAGAAAAGTCTCATGTTGAATAAGAATGACAATGATGAGTAGTTAATATAGCATAGTTGGGCCCAAACTCATAGAGTTAAGTATTTTAAGTTATATGGTGTCTCTATATATTATAGTAACTGCTAAGTTGGTAGCTCTCCAAGGTGTTATCTCCCCAACAAGTAGTATAAAAGCTCATGGTATTGTGTGGCAAAGATGGCAAGGTTTATGGGGTCTCTATCCTAGTAGCGACAAAGCAAGCCTAAAGGGCCTAATAGGTCCAACAAAGGATGGTGTGTGGTGAAGGTGGCATTTAGGGTCCCTTCCACGGTGGGGAGTATTGCTAATGCTGCTAGATCACGATGAAGCTTGTGATTCCAATGGACAAGAATGTGTGGGCAGGTTTCGATAGATGTGCGTGAGGGGAGATTGTTGGAAATACATATATGAGCGAAGTCtcacatcaaataaaaaataacaagagTGAGTGGTTAATGTAATATAGTTGATCCCAAACTCATAGGCTTAAGTCTTTTGAGTCAAATCAtatctctatatgttatattaactactcagtTGGTCGCTCACCAAGGTGTTATCTCCCCAACAAATGCTATCATCACAAAATGGTAAAAATGCAAAGGTAAGTAAACCCTTGATACATTTGGATCCCATTCAACTTTATTATTGGGATGGACACAAACACTTGGCAAATATGGatccaaatttattataagGATGGCCACAAACACTAGGCAGTTCTCTAAACTTTGCTCCTGTTTTTTGGGATCTCACAAACATGCTCGGAGTCATCATTGTTCAATTCAAGTGGACGATGATTATAGAGGACACAGtctaattgttttttctttggagGACCTAACAATTTGTCTTTGCCATATCTAATAAGCATTTGGAACTCTGTTTGGGGAGTTTCATTATAAGGTATTTCATCCCAGTGTTCATCATTCTCAACATCAGGAAAGTCGAAAATTGCATATTTAAGCAAAAGCTTTTCTTCTAATTTAAGATTGTGGCCTTCATAATAAGCAATTGTGTTCATCTCAAACTCCATCGAAATAACCTCCTTTGCAACAACATCACGAGTGTGAACTAGGAATTGAGGCAAATTCTCAGTAGACTATGCCCCATAAGAAAACATGCATGTGTAATTGAGGAAGCCCGTATGCACCTGCCACCATCATACCCATCTAGGCTTGATAGTTCATGCCAATGAGACAACCCAATGCGTAATGTTCAAGAAAACCATTTGCAAACTTAAATAATGTTAACCacattttctattaaaatataatcTTGGCTTCGGATATTGaagtaaatctttttttttggaaaaaaaatattgaagtaAATCAATGTAAACAATtagttgtttatttttcttgtctTCCAATGGATTGTCTTTATTCCTAAATTGATTAAAAGCCACTTATTCCTTGACGGGGTTCACCACATATCACATCAACATCATTTGGTAAAGGTAAGATCTTTGACTTGTAACCTTTGATGACAACATCTTTTAGTCTTATACTCTTAGTACAACTCCCTTATCCCTTAATAGGTTGGCAAGAGTCTTCCTCAGCTTTATTACCTTTCCTACAAACCTTAAAATATGATTCACTATAACATATTGCTAGTATCTTCTCTACTTCAAACACCTCCTTATCTTCCCCATCAACCTCATCACTGTCACTATCATCGTTAGTACCATCATTAGcaacattttcttttccaaagAGATTCATATACTCTTGTggaacattattatttttatcttgggaaagataaaaaatatatatatatatatatatttttttttttttacttcttaagcaacaaaaaaaagtcCTCAGTATATTCATTGTTGACTCTATCTCTGGATGGCTTAACCTGAGACTATCACAAGCATACTCATTCAAGTCAATTGCCCATCTCGTAACAATATTTAAATTGGACAAATTAGCTCAAAGTCACTAGGCCCCATTATTTTGGACTGCGAATTTGAGTGAGGTTTGAAACTGAATTGAGGTATTTGACAAAAATGACACCattcataatttaaaagtttttatattatatttaaaataccatacgcataggaaatttttttgtagcaATGTGACCATATTTTGCATGAAAGAAATTTAACATGCCAATGACATGGTTaatatttcatgattttggcattATCATTACAATATTAATACAAATGAACCAATTCAATTGAGGTTAAAGttgttaaaaaacaaaaatatcaaattgatGGTTATGCAAAGAAGTGTTTAATGACCAACATTAGGATATTGGAAGAAACTAATATTTATTCACTTTCAAAttaattcaagaaaataaatgatgaaaGCAACCACTGTAGATTGTTGTCATAAGACCAAAAATGTGTATGTTACAATCGAAGTAAAGTTCCAGCAATGTCACCTTTGGTTTATGATGCTCCAAAACTTTATCAAGTTCAACTTCACTACGGAAAATTGCAGTCACATTTTGGAATTGATTTTCTCTTTGCCTCCAAATCAACATTCAAAGAAATCTTAGCAATGGTTAATTTCTCAATCAAACAATCTAATAAATTATCTTGTCTGGTTTCTTAAAAGAATACATGTTTGCTTTCAATAAGATTATGATTGTCATCAATAGCCTCAAACATTTCCACAATCTTGCAAATATGTTGGGGCTTCCCTTCATTAATTTTAGCATTAGCATCGTCATGAAAATCCTAAAAGTACTGCTCATCGATCATTGCCTGAGTGTATCAGTGTCAAACTTGAAAAATCTAATCAGAAACATTCTTGTCATTATAACTTTTTTGGCCCAGCTACAAGCTTCTTCAACTTCTCCTGGTATTGCTTAGGCCAACGTTGGCGCGCCTCCTCATCCTGAACTAGCTCTCTGGTGTACTTAGCAGTTGGAGAAATTCATATCATCTTAAATATTGATGACGTAAATCCGTAGAGAAAGTTAGTACAACACATGGCAAAGCATACGTTTTTgcttttataataatatatatgaaattttcattttggtagatgattattatcattttaagtttttatttcaaaacatttttgttAACATTGAATGGAACCTTAGtataattttcacatttttacatCTCACCCCAAAACAAATTCCTGGTTTCGTTCTAATTACATAGTTAtttgccaccaaaaaaaaaaattacatgggtTATTAACTAGTTCATATTTATAAGATGTAAGGTGGTAAcaaaagtgtgaaaaaaaaaaaaggtgagtaacaaaagtaacaaattgtgtccttatttgttggaaaattttcttgtaaatttaactcacgtgaaaaaaaaaaaaaaaaaaaaaatcctaaagagTAAAACTAGGGATACACCTAACTATACACTCAAATTCACAACATATTTAATGTCATCTTGTGATTTATGCacctaaaatttatatttgaagaAGTACCTATGGTGGTTCCATGTGTAAGTGCTGAAATCCAATCACAAGTTAATACCCAAACATCTTGTAAAATTGGGTGTGTTGTAGGCGGATTGTtccaattttccaaaatttaatgAGTGtaaaatttactttaaaaaaaaaaatcaatagttacaAATTACAATATGAGAAGGGGATTTAAATCATGGATATCTCATTAGAAACACCAAAAGATATTGTGGGGGCCAGCTAATTAGGAAGTATTCTTAAAACATTATtaactgggcctatggcccTATCCGAGGACATTAgaccatccgaggaggcccaaATAAGATTATGAGGAGAATAAAATGAAGAGAAGAGTAGAGACAATATGAGATGGGTCCAATAAACATCCGAGGACGAAAGCCTTCTCGGCAACTTGTGTTCGAGGTAAATCTGAGTGTCATATCATCATGGACTTACTTCGAAACTACATCACAACTAAGGGTAGGACATTGGACTAAGGATAAGAATtgaaaggtaaacaaatatctttaaaagctgctacctccacattaaatgcctttCAACTaattttctggccgcattaatgtgaaagtgatgcctgaacagtgatcaagcagccttacagttACTGGCTGATGGTTCTAAGAGGTGCTGGATGGGATAGGAAAGAATCccccgaatctaacctacacgtgtgtggtaaggaTGACACCGGGATTATAGTATATAACAAGAAAAAATGAACTGAAAAGGGGTGGTGGAACTCTGGTATaattttactttcaagaaaACCATATGAGACAAATTACTAAATCTATTTCGAGGATAGATTTTTCTAGTCTTGTGTCAAGCCGTCTTGAAACATTAAATCTAGTCGTTTTTCTTCTGGGGTAGATTTAATTCTTCAATCCAcactttacaaatttattatgtgGGCCGTTAGCGTTTGGGTCCCATACGATTTTGGGGccaatccaatttcagtccttacagATACCATTTGAATGACAAGATGATTtatgacacacacacacacatgtgtatatatatatatatatatatatatatataaccaaagctgaaataaaatccaattagattctaaattgattttaattgaGGTCCAATTTTGCCCCACAAGtccaatttaagatttttaatttttgtgccaagttaATTATTCATTAtccctaaaaaaatattcattgaaaaaaaaaacaaagagtccaatattaatattaaaaaaaccaatcatACACCTAATCTaacactctctcttttttttttcttttttcttttttttctttttttgtgtataaATACCTATTATCTAAACCACTCTAAGATTGATCTTGGGATAATATGTGGCATTTTATGAACCATGTAATATGTTAGAAGCACTATGTGGGCAACTAATAAGTTTAGTTCTTTTAGGTAtccaaaaaaatgataaatatttgtTATTAACCAAATTGTAAGTAGATACATATTAATTAAGATCAAAACACTTCCTTGAAATTGTAtaatagaatatttaaaataagtgctaacataaaattatatgaaattacCTCCTTGAAATTGTAtaatagaatatttaaaataagtgctaacaaaaaattatatgaaattatcatggtttaagtttttttttttttttttttttgattgctTGTTTAAGTTAAATATAAGCTACAGTAGAAAGagatttaatataaaaaatacaacctaaaaatatttaaaaactataGCTAAACATATGAtctacaatttatttttttgagataaaggaTCTACAAATATTAGTGTATTGTAGAATTGTAAGTACACCTAGTGCCGGTTAcatgctagtatatataaaactgaagacATTTAAATTTTGGTTGATTTCATAATATTATATAACATAAACTTTTAAAACCTCACGAGTTTATatgtaatttataaaataaaataaaaaagtttacatgtaattattttaatatatatattaattgaatttagattttattttacatttaaaatcCATTTGAATTTTACTAAATCATTTCTTTAAACTTATTACTATATATAATTCATTCAGTATACAAATagaattataataaatatttaatgctgtaatatatagtttcatataTAATCACAAACCTACTAATTGTCTATTCATAATTATcacaataattaattttttttctaaaaaattaaatttcatatataaacaagaaatagaagagaaaaaattatattatgttcaACTTATCCATACTTTACAGTTTATATGGGTTTTCGACTAgtttacataaataaaattgttaaagtATGCTGTATATTAgatactttaaaataatatatatatatatatatatatatatataaaaccgaagtttttgaagctcccacaattttccacgtcagcacatattaaaaaaaaaaacaaaaaaaaaaaacgtaattttatatatatatatatatataaccgaaacttttgaagctcccacaattttccacgtcagcacatattaaaaaaaaaaaataataataaaactacaGCAAACCACAATACTCTACCAGCTCCTCCTCGATGCTCTCTGCCATCCTCTACCATCTCCTCAATCAGACCCACGGCAAACCTACAGCAAAACATTGCATCGCATACAAACCAAATccacttttattttctttagctCCACTCACACACAACTCTCAAACTCTCATTCTTCTCAAGCTTCCTAAGAAACCCAGGTCCAAAAATTCCCACCACAGACCCAATTTTTGTGTTC encodes:
- the LOC115988862 gene encoding phospho-N-acetylmuramoyl-pentapeptide-transferase homolog, with protein sequence MPSFSHSLNLHHSRFPKPLSPYIRSDSSSFPHYLKLNAPIFRSRACRLQRSLVRFKAFDDDSFDIPSLHDWNDNDGMSGYMLSSSEGEDSDTEILLGPLHDDEMPSVTVKTDEAFAAAANRLAILGRRRRKHRIKLGVLINAGLISFLIVLLLFVDWCAWRIVRLPLEAFYLTRPFLISAALVSCAGYVCVPLLYRLKIHQIIRTEGPARHSLKKRTPTMGGLFFVPIGVTVARFVAGFSSTEVFGAAAVTLAFAAIGLLDDILSLVKNDNSGLSAWGKIALEVAVGTWFSFWLDSTSISSPYSMKMLLPLPAPIGLVCLGRWYLLLTSFCFVSMGNGVNLTDGLDGLAGGAAALAFIGMSIAVLPICSELAIFGASMAGACVGFLLHNQYRASVFMGDTGSLALGGALAAMAACTGMFFPLLISSGIFVMEASSVIVQVLYFKTTRLLWGFGRRVFRMAPLHHHFELCGIKEPIIVAGAYVISSMLALLAAYVGLISA